From Arachis hypogaea cultivar Tifrunner chromosome 3, arahy.Tifrunner.gnm2.J5K5, whole genome shotgun sequence:
cTATACTCATTCATGGGAAAGCATTGGAGCCTATAAGTTTTGCTAATCATGCTTTTAAGGCATTACTAATCCCTTTTATTTTGCTTTATGTTGACTTGtattaaaaatacatatatttcACTTTATAATTGTATTTGCAATaaacaaatattaataaattaatattataagaAAACTTTTATGCAATCAAGCGATTATAAAATTTCATCATGTTCACTGTTTTGGTGAAATATGattaaattccaaaaaaaaaaaaatcatgtggACACAGCATCGTTACTCTTATACAAGTGGTGGAACTTTGTGGTTCGATTGCGTTACATGGACCACACGTAGTGGATGATTGATCATAAAATTTCATAACATCTTAGTATAATTTGGATGCTTCTGCATTACAGtgaataaaaaactttttttcttGACATTCTAAAACTTGGATTATCTTTTTctcgttatatatatattttttctttttggataaaATAGAAACGTCAAAAGTTGGATGGCGAAATCAAAAATGTCAAAGTAAGTAAATAATTATAAACCGAAAATAGCCATTAAAATTAATCaatagaataaatatatattaaaaataaattcaattatatatatttataatttatctaaatataattagttttagtgattaattttaaaaaaaagtttaggcTGCACGAATTTTATCGCCAATGAAATTTTTTTGGGATAATATCAGCTTCTATGTCTTTTTAGGCTGCATCAAGAGGTTTAAGAGAAAACCTGAAAGTAAATAATTTGATctcacaaaaatataaatatgaattaAGTGCTCAACAACATAAAGTGTAAATTGAAATTTCGGAAATATTGATCTCAACGTGAGAATCAATTAAACCTGTCAACGAGCTAtagacattttttttttcatacttgCTTAAAGTAGCATTTGATGGAGAGATAGAGACTAAAAAATagatattgaaaaaaattttaatattctatttggtATAAAGTGGaagatagaaattgaaacaagaatgaaattctaatttaatttgcacaaaagataaaattggaattaattaattgaaatgaagatattttaggcataaaatgtttttaaaatttcagtctttatctctaaaaattttaattccctgtgtccctactttttagaggtaatgaaatattaaaattttgaggatagagacaaaaattttaatactGGACCAACAAATATGATATTGAGTCTTAATTTCCTCGTCTCGATcttagtacctcaaaacaaacgctacctaaaataCCACATATTCCAGCCTCGTTTCaaactttggaaaaaaaaataataagggaTCACCTAACCAACATTTGATACATCAAATCCCTCCAACTCAagctaaaaagaattttgaaaatggATGTATGCAGTAAGCTTTaagagaaaagaacaaaaagagagAGAAACCTCATTTATCTAATCTGCCCAGTATTGAAATAATGGTGAATATCTAGAAAAAGTGTATTTTAACAGATTGCAGAATATATATAATATGGAAGCTTTAGAATATGCCATGCCACTAACAATAATAATCATCACGGAAACTTTTTGTACATTAATCGTTAGTTAGGTCCACACGTGAGTTTTTGAATTGAATGATGTTAAGTTTTTGAGAGTGGGAATCCAATTCCATATCGCTGTGTAGGAAATGCAACAAAGAGCGTGCTGCAGAGCACTCCAATTCCCACCGGCAACGCCGTGAGCATCTGCTGCGCCTCATCCGACGGCGAAGGGAAGAAGCAATTCACCACATTCTGATCGAACAGCGCAATGGCGGTGAAAACCAGAACTGACATCACAGCGTGCACAAAATCAATGAACCTGAGCCTATACTTTGCATCAAGTTCAGGTGGCAGTGTGGTTGATCCATCAATAACCCACAGTCCCTTAAATGTGGCAAAACCGTGACATACATTCCCCTTACTGTCCCTGAAGCTATCAGTGAAGCTTAGAAGGAAGCATGAGAAAGCAGAGAGGGATAATAGTGTGTAAGTCATGAATTTGTTGACAGAGTCGCAGTTTCCTTGGTTTGTGAAGATTGGAGAGAGGAGTTGGAAGGATAGGACAGTGCCGGTTGGAAGAAGATTCGCCAAATGTGCCGTGCTTTGAAATGTTTGGCTTATGGCTCTTTGAACCATGCTCCTCTCTGCTTCTGGAACCTCTCTATTGTGATCAAGGAGTGGCAGCTTTTGTTCATCATCATTAATATGATCCATACTAATTGTTCATAAAATAATCATGTGTTAATTTGCTCTATATAGTTGCCCATGGAGCAATTGAAGACTTGCAAGAAACATAAACTGAAAACTTGAAGAATCTGCTTTTAACTTGTTTTGGGGGTTTCTAGTTTTCTTTGATCATCAGGGCCGAAAGTTAGTTAGTTATGAGAGAGATTTGTTATTTGGGGGAGGTATGATTTTTGTTTTATTGCCTTGTAAAGCATGCATGACAGTTATGAACCTAAAAGCTTGCGCAATATTAAAGATACAGAAATAAGAGAGATAATGCGTGggatttcaattatcaattaacttGTCATGGATGTGGTAAAGTTTGGTGTCATAGGAAAATGTTTTCCGGGGACGCAATGCCTTCAAGCTTTGATTTTGCATAGGTTAGCAGTTTTACTATGTAAGCACATGATGCTATGTTTGCCCACCAGCTCCGTTTCTATGGATGAATATAGTTATACAATGTTATAGTTTTCTGATTTGGTCTTTTAATttgctccattttttttttatagtatctCCCAATTCAATACAATTGGTCGAATAGACAGGACCAACTAGCATGGGAGAACATATATGGACCTTATTGGTTTTGGTCTTAACAATACATCGCAGAGGAATGTTTGAACTTTGAAAGCCTTATGCCCAAAGGCCCAACAGGAGGAACACTCTGGGCTTATGAACGCATACTGGGTTTTTCTTAAGGACGCGGTAGGAACTACATGAAATGTATTTTGAGGCCCATTAAGCTTATTCATTAAGTGTATATTCGCCttcaaaacattaaaaaaaaaaattatcctccAAAGAAGATAACAGATAATGATCCCATATATGTTCTACTTAACAAAATGAtccttgataaaaaaaaaaagatcataaTCTTCGGTCAACTCTTAAACTTATTCAGTTAATTAACTGTTAGctgttttttttttagaaaaaaagaaatgaataaTTTAACTCTACTACAATATATTCAACACCATCCCCATCTCCATTTTCACTTAAGACTAAATTATTGGCTTCATAAAAAATTAACAGTTTGGAGTAACTTGATGATTGACCGATATATTTTATCAAATAGACTATATCTTTTCAGAATATTTTGCCTTTCCGATGATCttgaattattttatcaaaatctcTCATTTTAAtttcaacggttaaaataactatTTACTCTTAAAAAATGTATTAAACACAATAGCAAAGTATAGTTCTGCAAAAGAATCGTGATGTTCTAATTTTTTTCTCAAGCTTTTACATCCAATTTGCTGTGCATGAGTTTAATTTGGTGCTTGGTTGGGTAATAGAGTATCATCACGAATTATGAAAGAATCATTCATGTATTAGAAAAACAATTATAGCATCATCCTTATCGTTACGTTTGTTTATAGAGACAGGACACTAAAACAAAgatatagaaatacaaaattatGTTTAATAGATAAGACATTAACAGAAATATTATATCTAGAGAtattgaattagtatattttgtatctatcctgataaaaaaaaacataaaaacactataaaaaaacacaacttatttttactaattttttataattatatttttattattatatatttttctaatttttttaataaaaaactaaaaaaattaattttttataatttattttaatttattatcaaataaaatataaaaatataattatatatttcttttgtatttaatttttaatggcTTATCTTGTGCTAAAACAACAATAATACTAGAGAACCAAGATGGTTCTGTTAGGTATCAGTAGCTTACGGTTGAGTGAGAATCacagaacaagagaaacaagagTAGAAGAAAATAGTTGCATTAAAACAGAATTGAAAGAATTAATCTAGAGTCAGTGTGAGCTAGTTATTTATACAAGTTGAGTGAGGTATAGAGTGTGTGAGAGTGTAACAGCAAATTAGTTGAGAGTTTAACAGCTGTAACTAATTCCTGCTGAGCTGGCACAGGTAGTTTCTAGATAGTAACTACACTAACATGCTCCCTCAAAACAAGGGCCTATGAAGACTCTGTATTGAAGACTCTTAGTAGTTTTCTGAATCTGTCAAAAGTTGTAGTTGAGAGAGGTTTGGTTAGGGTGTCAGCCAGTTGATCTTGAGCTGGGATGTGTTGAACAAATATTTCTTTTCTGGTTACATAATCTCGAACAAAGGACTGATTGAGAGCAAAATGCTTGGATTTGTTGTGCGTAATTGGGTTGGCAGAGAGCATGACTGCACTTTGATTGTCGCAGTATACCACAGATTTTGACGAGCATATGATTCTTATTTCACTTAGAATGTTTTGAGGCCAAATGATTTCGGTCACAACATCTGCAATTCCTCGAAACTCAGCTTCAGTGCTGCTCTTGGACACTGCAGTTTGCTTTTTGCTAGCCCATGAGACCAAGTTTGAGCCAAGGTAAATGCCATACCCATTTGTTGACTTGCGATCATCAACATCACTGGCCCAATCAGAGTCGCAAAAACCATAGATCCTGAAGTTTGTGAACTTGTTGAACCTGAGGCCATACTCTGTGGTGCCTGCCAAGTACCTGAGGATTCGTTTTACAGCTTTCCAGTGGGACTCAAGAGGGTTGTGAAGAAACTGGACTACTTTATTCACTGAGAAGGAGATCTCAGGCCTTGTAATCGTAGCATACTGCAGACCACCAACTATTGACCGAAACAGAGTGGGATTGCTAAAGGAGCCGTCTCCAAAGGCAGATAGCTTTAGGGAGGAGGTCATGGGGGTAGGTACAGATTTTGCATGGATCATGTCTGCCCGTTTCAAAAGGTCCTTAACGTACTTTGTTTGTTTGAGAGTCACTGTATCACCAGGGGTTTTTGCAACCTCAATGCAAAGGTACTATGGATTTCAGTCACGAGTGCCTTGATATCAAACTCAGAGTTGCCGGTCACAAGAATCTTATCTACATACACAAGGATGTATGTGGCCGAGGATGATGTGAATTTGGTGAATAGGGAGACATCAGATTGAGTGCTTGTGAAGCCAAATTGTCGAAGTGCAGTGCTGATTTTTGTGAACCAGGCTCTGGGTGCCTGTTTGAGTCCATACAGAGATTTCTGGAGCTTACAGACATAGAGGCAGTTTGGGGCCTTAAGCCCTTCTGGTTGCTGCATATAGACCGTCTCGTGAAGATTCTCATTGAAAAACGCATTATTGAAGTCGAACTGGTAAATTTTTCATCCTTTGGCGAGAGCCACACTGAGCATGACTCGAACTGTAGCAGGGCGCACGACGGGGCTGAAGATCTGGTCATAATCAATTTCTTGGCGTTGGTGGAAGCCCTTGGCGACAAGCCGTGCCTTGTATTTCTGGATTGTGCCATCAGGGTGTTTCTTTATTCTGAAAACCCATTTACATCCTATGGGTTCAGAGTGTGGGGTAGGTCAACCAGCTGCCAAGTGCCATTCTTGATCAGGATTGAGTATTCCTCCTCCATGGCCCTTCTCCAATGTGGCGTAGCAAGTGCTTCGGAGACTGACTTGGGCAGGGTATCAAGTGAGGTTGATGCTGAGTCCACTACTGTATTGAGTGCCTTAGGTTTGAAAATTTCACTTTTGCTCCTAGTCTGCATGTGGTGTTTGTTTTAGTTAGCTGTGCCAGCACGAGCAGTGTTGGGATGCTGCGAAGGTGTGGGTTGAGATGCAGCATTGGAAGGCTGCAGAGTCGGACCAGTCACCACCTGCAATGGAACAGTCTCAAGGGAATCTACACTGTTAGCACTGCTAGCATATGTTTCAGCATTATTAGGGACTTCAACAGGTATAGAAGGTAATGATAAAGACATGTTATTGCTATTAGTGAGAGGCTTATTATGCATGTTTGGGTAGGGAGGATGAAAGGTATAGGTAGCTGGGGGGGTATTGTTTGAGGGTTGGGTATGGTCAGGCTGGGAAGGGTTGGGGAAGAGGGCTGGATAGGGAAATTCTTGTTC
This genomic window contains:
- the LOC112791510 gene encoding protein DMP4-like, with the protein product MDHINDDEQKLPLLDHNREVPEAERSMVQRAISQTFQSTAHLANLLPTGTVLSFQLLSPIFTNQGNCDSVNKFMTYTLLSLSAFSCFLLSFTDSFRDSKGNVCHGFATFKGLWVIDGSTTLPPELDAKYRLRFIDFVHAVMSVLVFTAIALFDQNVVNCFFPSPSDEAQQMLTALPVGIGVLCSTLFVAFPTQRYGIGFPLSKT